The following proteins come from a genomic window of Ilumatobacter coccineus YM16-304:
- a CDS encoding MBL fold metallo-hydrolase has translation MIADWGADERRLTNDISVLVGANKGGYPSGNSLLIRGAGETVLIDPSIDVVARGGAPVPIDAVINSHSHEDHVAGNGFFADARVHVHHDDLPGVTSMDGLMAVYGLDGEARRVFEQQVYDEFHYTPRPDAQGFGDGHVFDLGGGTTVEAVHLPGHTRGHSGFRMNGVFFLSDIDLTGFGPYYGDVWSDLEQFEESLVRVREEEAEFYVTFHHKGVIEGRETFLQMLDGFHAVIGRRHAAMLDFLSEPRSIAEMAEHRFIYRPHVEMPFLVSVETRSAEMHVARMLHRGEAQEVAPARYQAT, from the coding sequence GTGATCGCAGACTGGGGCGCCGACGAACGCAGACTGACCAATGACATCAGCGTGCTCGTGGGGGCGAACAAGGGCGGGTATCCGTCCGGCAACTCGTTGCTGATCCGTGGGGCCGGCGAAACGGTTCTGATCGACCCGTCGATCGACGTCGTGGCTCGGGGCGGGGCGCCGGTGCCGATCGATGCGGTGATCAACAGCCACAGCCACGAAGACCATGTGGCGGGCAACGGCTTCTTCGCCGACGCTCGGGTGCACGTGCATCACGACGACCTTCCCGGCGTCACGTCGATGGACGGGCTGATGGCGGTCTACGGGCTCGACGGCGAGGCTCGGCGCGTGTTCGAACAGCAGGTCTACGACGAGTTCCACTACACGCCCCGGCCGGATGCCCAGGGCTTCGGTGACGGTCACGTCTTCGATCTCGGTGGCGGGACGACGGTGGAGGCGGTGCATCTGCCGGGTCACACTCGTGGCCACAGCGGGTTCAGGATGAACGGGGTGTTCTTCCTCTCCGACATCGATCTGACCGGGTTCGGCCCGTACTACGGCGACGTGTGGAGCGACCTCGAACAGTTCGAGGAGAGCCTGGTGCGCGTGCGGGAGGAGGAAGCGGAGTTCTACGTCACGTTCCACCACAAGGGTGTGATCGAGGGTCGCGAGACGTTTCTCCAGATGCTCGACGGGTTCCACGCGGTGATCGGTCGGCGCCATGCCGCGATGCTCGATTTCTTGAGCGAACCGCGTTCGATCGCCGAGATGGCCGAGCACCGGTTCATCTACCGTCCGCACGTCGAAATGCCGTTCCTGGTGTCGGTCGAGACCCGCAGCGCCGAGATGCACGTCGCCCGCATGCTCCACCGAGGCGAAGCCCAAGAAGTCGCCCCCGCCCGATACCAAGCCACCTGA
- a CDS encoding NifU family protein, whose product MSPLEALAAESGDSNQSEPIISVTPEAIENLRELRDDEPDGDQLGLRLAIASKPGEDFRYDLSFEEFLKAAFTDEVRTHDGMKIIIPGDDVELLTGATLDYSTAQGLVIRNPNRPSAPSVEGLTSDDELSAEVEALVSTEVNPALAAHGGFVTYVGHDGEGTAYLTMGGGCHGCSMSKMTMLDGVQTMLVDAIEAIERVKDLTDHSTGESPFYS is encoded by the coding sequence ATGAGTCCTCTCGAAGCATTGGCGGCGGAATCTGGTGACTCCAACCAGAGTGAGCCGATCATCTCGGTCACGCCCGAGGCCATCGAGAACCTGCGCGAACTCCGTGACGACGAGCCCGACGGCGACCAGCTCGGCCTGCGTCTCGCGATCGCCTCGAAGCCCGGCGAAGACTTCCGCTACGACCTGTCGTTCGAAGAATTCCTCAAAGCGGCGTTCACCGACGAGGTCCGCACGCACGACGGCATGAAGATCATCATTCCTGGTGACGACGTCGAACTGCTCACCGGCGCCACGCTCGACTACTCCACGGCGCAGGGTCTGGTCATCCGCAACCCGAACCGTCCCTCCGCCCCGAGCGTCGAAGGTCTCACCAGCGACGACGAACTCTCGGCCGAAGTCGAAGCGCTCGTCTCGACCGAGGTCAACCCGGCGCTCGCCGCGCACGGCGGGTTCGTCACCTACGTCGGCCACGACGGCGAAGGCACCGCCTACCTCACCATGGGCGGCGGCTGCCACGGCTGCTCGATGAGCAAGATGACCATGCTCGACGGCGTGCAGACCATGCTCGTCGACGCCATCGAAGCGATCGAACGAGTCAAAGACCTCACCGATCACTCCACCGGCGAATCCCCCTTCTATTCGTGA
- a CDS encoding M20/M25/M40 family metallo-hydrolase, producing MDDTQLGRLTDETVELLQTMIRNECVNDGTRESGFESRNADVLQQIISVPGVDVERFEPVEGRASIVGRIAGSDPDAPSLCLMGHTDVVPVHPEGWVNDPFGGELIDGEVWGRGAVDMLNLTASMAVAFRELAREAAAGRFRPTGDLVYFGVADEESGSAHGARWMADNHPDAIRADYVLTENGGLHSGPSDAPYVGVNVAEKGVAWRKLTVRGEPGHGSMPFRKDNALIKAAGVVQRLADYRPAPRFTELWRTRVDTLGLPDDMKQLLLDESAIDQFLDDLPSAPAAAHLHACTHTTFSPNLLDGGHMKTNVIPDHVEINVDIRTLPGDGPEEVDAHLRDALGDLADHVEVEIIIDDPASTSRVDTPLWDSIAKAVNVPFPTARLTPQLVVGFTDARIYREMGAVAYGAGLFSPSLDAGEFGSRFHGHNERIDVESLALTTRLWLHTATDLLT from the coding sequence ATGGACGACACCCAGCTCGGTCGACTCACCGACGAGACCGTCGAGCTCCTCCAGACGATGATCCGCAACGAGTGCGTCAACGACGGCACTCGCGAGTCCGGCTTCGAATCACGCAACGCCGACGTGTTGCAGCAGATCATCTCCGTGCCCGGCGTCGACGTCGAACGCTTCGAGCCCGTCGAGGGTCGAGCGTCGATCGTCGGCCGCATCGCCGGGTCCGATCCCGACGCACCGAGCCTGTGCCTGATGGGGCACACCGACGTGGTGCCGGTCCACCCGGAGGGATGGGTCAACGACCCGTTCGGTGGCGAACTCATCGACGGTGAGGTGTGGGGGCGCGGCGCGGTCGACATGCTCAACCTCACCGCGTCGATGGCCGTTGCGTTCCGCGAACTGGCCCGCGAGGCCGCAGCCGGGCGATTCCGACCGACCGGCGATCTCGTCTACTTCGGTGTCGCCGATGAGGAGTCGGGGAGCGCGCACGGGGCCCGCTGGATGGCCGACAACCATCCCGACGCGATCCGCGCCGACTACGTGCTCACCGAGAACGGCGGCCTCCACTCCGGTCCGTCCGACGCCCCGTACGTCGGGGTCAACGTCGCCGAGAAGGGCGTCGCCTGGCGCAAGCTCACCGTGCGCGGCGAACCCGGCCACGGCTCCATGCCGTTCCGCAAAGACAACGCACTGATCAAGGCAGCAGGCGTCGTGCAGCGTCTCGCCGACTACCGCCCGGCACCGCGCTTCACCGAACTCTGGCGAACTCGGGTCGACACGCTCGGCCTGCCCGACGACATGAAGCAGCTCCTGCTCGACGAATCGGCCATCGACCAGTTCCTCGACGACCTGCCGTCGGCGCCCGCTGCCGCGCACCTGCACGCCTGCACGCACACCACGTTCTCGCCCAACCTCCTCGACGGCGGACACATGAAGACCAACGTGATCCCCGACCACGTCGAGATCAACGTCGACATCCGCACGCTCCCCGGCGACGGCCCCGAGGAGGTCGACGCCCACCTGCGTGATGCACTCGGCGACCTCGCCGACCACGTCGAGGTCGAGATCATCATCGACGACCCGGCATCGACGAGCCGCGTCGACACGCCGCTGTGGGACTCGATCGCCAAGGCCGTCAACGTGCCGTTCCCCACCGCCCGCCTCACCCCGCAATTGGTCGTCGGGTTCACCGACGCGCGCATCTACCGCGAGATGGGCGCCGTGGCCTACGGGGCCGGGCTGTTCAGCCCGTCACTCGACGCCGGGGAGTTCGGCAGCCGCTTCCACGGCCACAACGAACGCATCGACGTCGAGTCGCTCGCCCTCACCACCCGCCTCTGGCTCCACACCGCCACCGACCTCCTCACCTGA
- the msrB gene encoding peptide-methionine (R)-S-oxide reductase MsrB, translating into MSDTSIPTDAELRERLTPEQYEVTQNAGTERPFTGIYHDTKEQGMYHCIVCDEVLFSSDTKYDSGSGWPSFTDAVDPEKVTVREDRSHGMVRTEAVCANCGAHLGHVFPDGPGPSGTRFCMNSASLDLKQDDADA; encoded by the coding sequence ATGAGTGACACGAGCATCCCCACCGACGCCGAGCTCCGCGAGCGCCTCACCCCCGAGCAGTACGAAGTGACCCAGAACGCCGGCACCGAACGACCGTTCACCGGCATCTACCACGACACCAAAGAGCAGGGGATGTATCACTGCATCGTCTGTGACGAGGTGCTGTTCTCCTCCGACACCAAGTACGACTCGGGTTCGGGTTGGCCGTCGTTCACCGATGCCGTCGACCCCGAGAAGGTCACGGTCCGCGAAGACCGCTCGCACGGCATGGTGCGCACCGAAGCGGTGTGTGCGAACTGCGGCGCGCACCTCGGTCACGTCTTCCCCGACGGGCCCGGTCCGTCGGGAACTCGGTTCTGCATGAACTCAGCGAGCCTCGACCTGAAGCAGGACGACGCCGACGCCTGA
- a CDS encoding DUF2277 domain-containing protein, whose protein sequence is MCRNITTLRGLEPAATAEEIEAGARQYVRKISGVQKTSAATEEAFERAVAEITAISTRLLAELPPRKQPPKTEPPLRRLAKR, encoded by the coding sequence ATGTGCCGCAACATCACGACGTTGCGAGGCCTCGAGCCGGCCGCAACGGCAGAAGAGATCGAGGCCGGGGCTCGTCAGTACGTCCGCAAGATCAGCGGTGTGCAGAAGACGTCGGCGGCGACCGAGGAGGCCTTCGAGCGAGCCGTCGCCGAGATCACCGCGATCTCCACACGCCTGCTCGCCGAACTCCCGCCCCGCAAACAACCACCCAAGACCGAACCACCGCTGCGTCGCCTCGCCAAGAGGTGA
- a CDS encoding GNAT family N-acetyltransferase: protein MTIEIRDAAHDDLEKITDIFNQAIPAGNAEWTEQLHSVDERLDWWRGRVASGRPVFVAVRTDGTTPEVIGVASYGDFRDSTCREGFRFTAEHSVYLDESAKGSGAADLLMDALEAHARHAGIRMMLATIDGTNEPSIRFHARRGYVETGRLPAVGYTFSQWRDFVIMQLDLGHELSI, encoded by the coding sequence ATGACGATCGAGATCCGCGATGCGGCGCACGACGACCTCGAGAAGATCACCGACATCTTCAATCAGGCGATCCCGGCGGGCAACGCCGAGTGGACCGAGCAACTGCACTCGGTCGACGAGCGACTCGACTGGTGGCGAGGCCGCGTCGCATCCGGTCGTCCGGTGTTCGTGGCCGTCCGCACCGACGGCACGACGCCCGAGGTGATCGGCGTCGCGAGCTACGGCGACTTCCGCGACAGCACGTGCCGCGAGGGCTTCCGCTTCACGGCCGAGCACTCCGTTTACCTCGACGAGTCGGCGAAGGGATCGGGCGCCGCCGACCTCTTGATGGACGCGTTGGAGGCGCACGCGCGCCACGCGGGGATCCGCATGATGCTCGCCACGATCGACGGCACGAACGAGCCATCGATCCGTTTCCACGCTCGCCGTGGCTATGTGGAAACCGGCCGTTTACCCGCCGTTGGCTACACGTTCAGCCAGTGGCGAGATTTTGTCATCATGCAGCTCGATCTCGGTCACGAACTGTCGATTTGA
- the surE gene encoding 5'/3'-nucleotidase SurE, which translates to MRILVTNDDGIDSVGLHVLVRAMCDLRGDHEIVVVAPDTEYSGAGAALGALFQIQPEIVRASIPDCDAEAWTVNGPPGLCVMFSRLGAFGGPFDLIVSGINPGANVGRAVYHSGTIGACLTGRNGHVSGIAVSQAVSGWGVEGQAWSDLILNQQWESAAECAKVMAQSLVDDMPSETVIVNLNVPDLPIDEIKGWRHAEIGLQPPRSVATAELEPIEGRVGAFKVTMQWGEKLDLPSETDAGTVEEGFVSVSYLSRIEHEDRPDVAHADKALAALLD; encoded by the coding sequence ATGCGGATTCTGGTGACCAACGACGACGGCATCGACTCGGTGGGGCTCCACGTCCTGGTCCGAGCCATGTGCGACCTGCGCGGCGATCACGAGATCGTGGTCGTCGCCCCCGACACCGAGTACTCCGGTGCGGGCGCGGCGCTCGGTGCGCTGTTCCAGATCCAGCCCGAGATCGTGCGGGCCTCGATCCCCGACTGCGACGCCGAAGCGTGGACCGTCAACGGCCCGCCCGGACTCTGCGTCATGTTCTCGCGTCTCGGCGCGTTCGGCGGTCCGTTCGACCTGATCGTGTCGGGTATCAACCCGGGGGCGAACGTGGGCCGAGCGGTGTACCACTCGGGCACGATCGGCGCCTGCCTCACCGGCCGCAACGGTCACGTGTCGGGCATCGCCGTGAGCCAGGCGGTGAGCGGCTGGGGCGTCGAGGGCCAGGCGTGGTCCGACCTCATCTTGAACCAGCAGTGGGAGTCGGCCGCCGAGTGCGCCAAGGTCATGGCGCAGTCGCTGGTCGACGACATGCCGTCCGAGACCGTGATCGTCAACCTCAACGTGCCCGACCTGCCGATCGACGAGATCAAGGGATGGCGTCACGCGGAGATCGGGCTGCAACCGCCGCGCTCGGTCGCCACCGCCGAACTCGAACCGATCGAGGGTCGCGTCGGTGCCTTCAAGGTCACGATGCAGTGGGGCGAGAAGCTCGACCTGCCGTCGGAGACCGACGCCGGGACGGTCGAAGAGGGCTTCGTGTCGGTGAGCTACCTGTCGCGCATCGAGCACGAGGATCGCCCCGACGTCGCCCACGCCGACAAGGCGTTGGCCGCGCTGCTCGACTGA
- a CDS encoding DUF3179 domain-containing (seleno)protein → MRRSVASVTLAASMTVTACTSGGGSTSDNTVTDTAVQPIDTTVAAAPSRFVYPDPPATPVATEPNPEADAAIARLVEGVENGFFDAGGVTELNGVGDARYAWFVADLLRFFGGDDAEVLVDSFETLTGVAIDDDPDAARSPWMSVTNHLIAWDTPDYPRYQADKGGVFTLLEEGWEPFFDDADAEIDWRHLSWGGVFIDDRPLGANNNCPGGCIPALDDPATTDAAGGSWYPGERIVFGIELDGDALAIPLNIAEIHEMFNLTLGGRRLGIPYCTLCGSAQAYFTDTIDTLDEPGVLRTSGLLVRSNKVMYELTTQSVFDTFTGDAVSGPLQEADVMLEETTVVRTTWDDWRAEHPDTRIIAEDGGIGRSYQLDPLGGRDDDGPIFPIGDADARLDLQELVVGVITADGTPLAFSSSAAKAALDEGDDVVLAGVALRSSGGGLVAVDADSGEPIAAHEAFWFAWSQFHPDTLLWER, encoded by the coding sequence ATGAGACGCTCCGTTGCTTCCGTCACGCTCGCCGCATCGATGACCGTGACCGCATGCACGTCGGGAGGCGGCTCCACCAGCGACAACACCGTCACCGACACGGCGGTACAACCCATCGACACGACGGTCGCTGCGGCGCCGAGTCGATTCGTCTACCCCGACCCGCCGGCGACGCCCGTTGCCACCGAACCCAACCCCGAGGCCGACGCCGCCATCGCTCGCCTCGTCGAGGGCGTGGAGAACGGCTTCTTCGACGCCGGTGGCGTCACCGAACTGAACGGCGTCGGCGATGCGCGGTACGCGTGGTTCGTCGCCGACCTGCTGCGTTTCTTCGGAGGTGACGACGCCGAGGTGCTGGTCGACTCGTTCGAGACCCTGACCGGTGTTGCGATCGACGACGACCCCGACGCTGCCCGCAGCCCCTGGATGAGCGTCACCAACCATCTCATCGCCTGGGACACGCCCGACTATCCCCGCTACCAGGCCGACAAGGGCGGCGTGTTCACGCTGCTGGAGGAGGGCTGGGAGCCGTTCTTCGACGATGCCGACGCCGAGATCGACTGGCGGCACCTGAGCTGGGGCGGCGTGTTCATCGACGATCGCCCGCTCGGCGCGAACAACAACTGCCCGGGAGGGTGCATCCCGGCGCTCGACGACCCGGCGACCACCGACGCCGCCGGCGGAAGCTGGTACCCCGGCGAGCGCATCGTCTTCGGCATCGAACTCGACGGTGACGCGCTCGCGATCCCGCTCAACATCGCCGAGATCCACGAGATGTTCAACCTCACGCTCGGCGGGCGTCGACTCGGCATCCCGTACTGCACGCTGTGCGGGTCGGCACAGGCGTACTTCACCGACACGATCGACACGCTCGACGAGCCGGGGGTGCTGCGCACCTCCGGCCTCCTCGTCCGGTCGAACAAGGTGATGTACGAACTCACCACCCAGTCGGTCTTCGACACGTTCACCGGAGATGCGGTGTCTGGCCCCTTGCAAGAGGCCGACGTGATGCTGGAGGAGACCACGGTGGTGCGCACCACCTGGGACGACTGGCGTGCCGAGCATCCCGACACGCGCATCATCGCCGAGGACGGCGGGATCGGTCGCAGCTACCAACTCGACCCGCTCGGCGGACGCGACGACGACGGACCGATCTTCCCGATCGGCGATGCCGACGCTCGCCTCGACCTGCAAGAACTCGTCGTCGGCGTGATCACCGCCGACGGAACCCCGCTCGCGTTCTCGTCGAGTGCTGCCAAGGCGGCGCTCGACGAGGGCGACGACGTCGTGCTCGCGGGGGTCGCACTCCGGTCATCGGGCGGCGGGCTCGTCGCCGTCGACGCCGACAGCGGTGAGCCGATCGCTGCCCACGAGGCCTTCTGGTTCGCGTGGAGCCAGTTCCATCCCGACACGCTCCTGTGGGAACGGTGA
- a CDS encoding cation diffusion facilitator family transporter, with the protein MSENHGEREREHQHRSSGARLGVAAAANTAFAVVQVVVGIAIGSVVVLADAAHQAVDALGLITAWIALRIARRPASDDWSYGLGKADALGGFMSGIFLVGSVVWIVVESIRRLVEPEAVEGGGVVLIGLIAIAVNGAGVLLVGHSHGDEAISMRAARLHLLADLAGSVVVVVTGVLLVVTDAAWLDPTASLLVSLAVLWSTWHLLGAAVDVLLDRRPSGIGASDLSMLLIGHPDVDDAHHVHIRSLGGGRHAASAHVVVDGAVSAHRSQEISGELSVAVETTLGIEHLTLQVECEHGCADAGALR; encoded by the coding sequence ATGAGTGAGAATCACGGCGAGCGCGAGCGCGAGCATCAGCACCGGTCCAGCGGTGCGCGCCTCGGCGTCGCTGCGGCCGCCAACACCGCGTTCGCCGTGGTGCAAGTGGTCGTCGGCATCGCCATCGGCTCCGTCGTGGTGCTCGCCGATGCCGCGCACCAGGCCGTCGACGCGCTCGGGCTGATCACCGCGTGGATCGCGCTGCGCATCGCCCGTCGTCCGGCATCCGACGACTGGTCGTACGGGCTGGGCAAGGCCGATGCGCTCGGCGGGTTCATGTCGGGGATCTTCCTCGTGGGTTCGGTCGTGTGGATCGTCGTCGAATCGATTCGTCGACTCGTCGAACCCGAAGCGGTCGAAGGTGGCGGTGTGGTCCTGATCGGACTCATCGCGATCGCGGTCAACGGCGCGGGGGTGCTGCTCGTCGGCCACTCGCACGGCGACGAGGCGATCTCGATGCGCGCCGCCCGGCTGCATCTGCTGGCCGATCTCGCCGGCTCGGTCGTGGTGGTCGTCACCGGCGTGCTGCTGGTCGTCACCGATGCGGCATGGCTCGACCCCACCGCGTCGCTGCTCGTGTCGCTCGCTGTGCTGTGGTCGACCTGGCATCTGCTCGGTGCCGCCGTCGACGTCCTGCTCGACCGTCGACCGAGCGGCATCGGCGCATCCGACCTGTCGATGTTGTTGATCGGGCATCCCGATGTCGACGACGCCCACCACGTCCACATCCGCTCGTTGGGCGGCGGTCGACATGCCGCGTCTGCGCACGTCGTGGTCGACGGTGCCGTGTCGGCACACCGGTCGCAGGAGATCAGCGGTGAACTGTCGGTCGCGGTCGAGACGACGCTCGGGATCGAACACCTGACGTTGCAGGTCGAGTGTGAGCACGGCTGTGCCGACGCCGGTGCTCTACGCTGA
- a CDS encoding GNAT family N-acetyltransferase, whose protein sequence is MADPELTVVDVPDDGRYELRLDGDTVGLATYRLADGVITIPHVETSPKHRGKGFADTLMRGILDDVRQRQLLVRPLCPFAAAHMDADPAHHDLLAG, encoded by the coding sequence ATGGCCGATCCAGAACTCACCGTCGTCGACGTCCCGGACGACGGGCGCTACGAACTCCGACTCGACGGCGACACCGTCGGACTCGCGACGTATCGCCTCGCCGACGGCGTCATCACCATCCCCCACGTCGAGACGTCACCCAAACACCGCGGCAAGGGTTTCGCCGACACGTTGATGCGCGGCATCCTCGACGACGTGCGCCAGCGACAACTCCTCGTGCGTCCGCTGTGCCCGTTCGCCGCGGCACACATGGACGCCGACCCGGCACACCACGATCTGCTCGCCGGCTGA
- a CDS encoding maleylpyruvate isomerase family mycothiol-dependent enzyme has translation MNPDVSPAEYVAALRDDVDRLAACAESGPLDAPITACPDWDLRALLVHTGGVHRWATQAIRHAAPPTSLDGPKPQPDASGDDLAAWLRDGADALAEAVGATKPDDDTWHPFPAEQQAWVWPRRLAIETMIHRWDAEVATAGESSLDPTLATAGLGEFFEMMLPRVLIREQATVPDVSLHLHCTNDDVPGGAGEWIVWGEGGEYRMEAVHRHGDAALRGTSSDLLLVMMGRADVSTVDLRGDQGAVDAWFALPGL, from the coding sequence GTGAACCCTGATGTGTCCCCCGCCGAGTACGTCGCCGCGCTTCGTGACGACGTCGATCGGCTCGCTGCCTGCGCCGAATCCGGCCCGCTCGATGCACCGATCACGGCGTGCCCCGACTGGGATCTGCGCGCGCTGCTGGTGCACACCGGCGGCGTGCATCGGTGGGCCACGCAGGCGATTCGACACGCTGCTCCCCCGACCTCGCTCGACGGCCCGAAACCGCAACCCGATGCGTCGGGCGACGACCTGGCAGCCTGGCTGCGAGACGGTGCCGACGCCCTGGCCGAGGCGGTCGGGGCGACGAAGCCCGACGACGACACGTGGCATCCGTTCCCCGCCGAACAACAGGCGTGGGTGTGGCCTCGACGTCTGGCCATCGAGACGATGATCCACCGCTGGGACGCCGAAGTCGCCACGGCGGGCGAGTCGTCGCTCGACCCGACGCTCGCCACGGCGGGCCTCGGTGAGTTCTTCGAGATGATGCTGCCGCGGGTGTTGATCCGCGAGCAGGCGACGGTCCCGGACGTCAGCCTGCACCTGCACTGCACCAACGACGACGTCCCGGGTGGCGCCGGTGAGTGGATCGTGTGGGGCGAAGGCGGCGAGTACCGCATGGAGGCGGTGCACCGCCACGGCGACGCCGCACTGCGGGGGACGTCGAGCGATCTGCTGCTCGTGATGATGGGACGCGCCGACGTGTCCACCGTCGACCTGCGCGGCGATCAGGGCGCGGTCGACGCCTGGTTCGCACTCCCCGGCCTTTGA
- a CDS encoding DMT family transporter: MAIAAAIVSFALSTPIVKWSGEPGVVIAFWRMWFALGLWWVVMVATRRPFPDARTWKLVAPAGLLFGLNISTLFTAVTRTSIAHLEFISSLTPLVAVPASALLFKERPDFAPMKFGVISLVGVALVLFFGPSSGTSSLSGDLLVLLVVGIWTCYLMFTKRARARGVDTVTFMACMVPAGLLTTVPMAVVLEGDQIFSLQPRGWMVAALLAVLTGMVAHGCIAFAQQHLPIQTITVMQTAQPALAVLFAFFLLSEQVRWPQVIGMALVTIGITLFTLASQRNRSPRP; encoded by the coding sequence GTGGCAATCGCCGCGGCCATCGTCAGCTTCGCGTTGAGCACACCGATCGTGAAGTGGTCGGGCGAGCCGGGCGTGGTCATCGCGTTCTGGCGCATGTGGTTCGCGCTCGGACTCTGGTGGGTCGTCATGGTCGCCACGCGGCGCCCGTTTCCCGACGCTCGCACCTGGAAGCTCGTCGCGCCGGCCGGCCTGCTGTTCGGGCTCAACATCTCGACGCTGTTCACCGCGGTCACGCGCACGAGCATCGCTCACCTCGAGTTCATCTCGTCGCTGACGCCGCTCGTCGCGGTGCCCGCGAGTGCCCTGCTGTTCAAGGAGCGGCCCGATTTCGCACCGATGAAGTTCGGGGTGATCTCGCTCGTCGGCGTCGCGCTCGTTTTGTTCTTCGGCCCGTCGTCGGGCACCTCGTCGTTGAGCGGCGACCTGCTCGTCCTCCTCGTCGTCGGCATCTGGACCTGCTACCTCATGTTCACGAAACGCGCTCGTGCCCGAGGCGTCGACACGGTCACGTTCATGGCGTGCATGGTGCCCGCCGGGTTGCTCACCACCGTGCCGATGGCAGTGGTGCTCGAAGGCGATCAGATCTTCTCGCTGCAGCCGCGCGGCTGGATGGTGGCCGCGCTGCTCGCGGTGCTGACCGGCATGGTCGCGCACGGCTGCATCGCGTTCGCCCAGCAACACCTGCCGATCCAGACCATCACCGTCATGCAGACCGCACAACCGGCACTGGCCGTTCTGTTCGCGTTCTTCCTCCTCAGCGAGCAGGTTCGCTGGCCGCAGGTGATCGGCATGGCGCTGGTGACCATCGGCATCACGCTCTTCACGTTGGCGAGCCAACGAAATCGATCGCCTCGTCCGTGA
- a CDS encoding ester cyclase, with protein sequence MYTPINVATGYLEAFTRSDPDEIAGFVAEGFRNEHMSELGSGCCGREEYRRRLPHFMATFTDRKYSVQDIVEMKRQATTEVVVKYQFQATHADTDCRIEIPGTMWFSIADGQILQRTDTWDSLTFLRQIGADPTA encoded by the coding sequence ATGTACACCCCGATCAACGTCGCCACCGGATACCTCGAAGCGTTCACTCGGAGCGACCCCGACGAGATCGCCGGCTTCGTCGCCGAAGGCTTCCGCAACGAGCACATGAGCGAACTCGGATCGGGCTGCTGCGGACGTGAGGAGTACCGGCGGCGACTCCCCCACTTCATGGCGACGTTCACCGATCGGAAGTACTCGGTGCAAGACATCGTCGAGATGAAGCGCCAGGCCACGACCGAGGTCGTCGTGAAGTACCAGTTCCAGGCGACCCACGCCGACACCGACTGCCGCATCGAGATCCCCGGCACCATGTGGTTCAGCATCGCCGACGGTCAGATTTTGCAGCGCACCGACACCTGGGACTCGCTCACGTTCCTGCGCCAGATCGGCGCCGACCCGACCGCCTGA
- a CDS encoding isocitrate lyase/PEP mutase family protein: protein MTRASDLRSRFLELHHADEILVMPNPFDVGSAKLLAEVGARALATTSSGHAATMGRLDQHVTRDEVLAHAEVMAAATGLPLNVDSEDCFADTPDGVADTARLLAHTDAAGFSIEDYDPRVARVRPVADAAERVAAAKSGGADLVLTARAENHLYGAGDLDDTIARLVAYRDAGADVLYAPGLMTPGEIERVVAAVEAPVNVLALPGTPTIPELAALGVARVSVGSLTAWAAYGAVVDMATELFGAGTSTYAERALPGSIRDAAFG, encoded by the coding sequence ATGACTCGTGCTTCCGACCTCCGCTCCCGGTTCCTCGAACTGCATCATGCCGACGAGATCCTCGTCATGCCGAACCCGTTCGACGTCGGGTCGGCGAAGTTGCTGGCCGAGGTGGGCGCCCGGGCACTCGCCACGACCAGCTCGGGTCACGCCGCCACGATGGGTCGCCTCGACCAGCACGTCACCCGAGACGAAGTGCTCGCGCACGCCGAGGTGATGGCGGCGGCCACCGGTCTGCCGCTGAACGTCGACAGCGAGGACTGTTTCGCCGACACGCCCGATGGCGTCGCCGACACGGCACGGTTGCTGGCGCACACCGACGCGGCCGGCTTCTCGATCGAGGACTACGACCCGCGCGTGGCTCGCGTTCGTCCGGTCGCCGACGCTGCCGAGCGAGTCGCCGCGGCGAAGTCGGGCGGTGCCGATCTGGTCCTCACCGCGCGTGCCGAGAACCACCTGTACGGGGCCGGCGATCTCGACGACACGATCGCTCGCCTCGTCGCGTATCGCGACGCCGGTGCCGATGTGCTGTACGCCCCCGGCCTGATGACGCCCGGCGAGATCGAGCGGGTGGTCGCGGCGGTCGAGGCGCCGGTCAACGTGCTCGCGTTGCCGGGCACGCCGACGATTCCAGAGCTTGCGGCACTCGGTGTGGCGCGGGTCTCGGTCGGCAGCCTGACGGCGTGGGCGGCCTACGGCGCGGTCGTCGACATGGCGACCGAACTGTTCGGTGCCGGCACGAGCACGTATGCCGAACGAGCCCTGCCGGGGTCGATCCGCGACGCCGCGTTCGGTTGA